One uncultured Caproiciproducens sp. DNA segment encodes these proteins:
- the ade gene encoding adenine deaminase, with amino-acid sequence MINKFCTAPLWESSKTLAAVAQGVMPAETVIINARLINVCTGEILPDIDVAISCGRIALVGDAKHCIGENTTVLDAGGQYIAPGFLDGHMHVESSMMSVGEYARAVIPHGTVGIYMDPHEICNVLGLDGVSCMIEDSKRTPLKTMVTTPSCVPAVPGFEDTGSFIGPADIAKTMEWDSVVGLGELMNFPGVLSSNDHTHGEIAETLKADKIITGHYSMPETGKGLNAYIASGVRCCHESTRAQDALAKMRLGMYAMFREGSAWRDLHEVAKSITQNKIDTRFGVLISDDTHPHTLLNQGHLDHIVRRAVEEGIDVMTAIQMVTINCAQCFQMDHELGSIAPGKCADIVFIRSLEKLDIAKVLINGTVVAENGRMKADFPPYHYPKWATNSMHIKEAIIPESFAIHAQGDEVTVRVIEVIPARVGSFERQSTLKVKNGLVGSDIKQDVLKTAVFERHHETGHIGFGFVKGFGIQCGAMASTVAHDAHNLLVIGTNDEDMALAANTLIACGGGMTAVQNGEVLGTVELPIAGLMNDKPVEEMSKIVGGLSEAWEKIGCSMVSPFMTMALISLACLPELRLTDRGLVDCTTFQFTPLFIGE; translated from the coding sequence ATGATTAATAAGTTTTGTACTGCTCCGCTGTGGGAATCCAGTAAAACCCTTGCTGCGGTGGCACAGGGGGTAATGCCGGCAGAAACTGTGATTATAAATGCCAGACTGATCAATGTTTGTACCGGCGAAATACTGCCGGATATCGATGTAGCAATCTCCTGCGGAAGAATTGCTCTTGTCGGTGATGCAAAGCACTGTATAGGAGAAAACACAACCGTACTGGATGCCGGCGGCCAGTATATCGCCCCGGGATTTCTGGACGGACATATGCATGTCGAATCCTCCATGATGAGTGTCGGCGAATATGCGAGGGCGGTGATTCCCCACGGTACGGTGGGAATTTATATGGACCCGCACGAAATCTGCAATGTCCTTGGACTTGACGGTGTTTCCTGTATGATTGAGGATTCCAAACGCACTCCGCTGAAAACGATGGTGACCACGCCGTCCTGTGTTCCCGCTGTCCCCGGCTTTGAAGACACCGGCTCGTTCATAGGTCCCGCGGATATTGCTAAAACAATGGAATGGGACAGTGTGGTGGGTCTTGGCGAGCTGATGAATTTCCCGGGAGTGCTCAGCTCAAACGATCACACACACGGCGAAATTGCCGAAACGCTGAAAGCGGATAAAATTATTACCGGCCATTATTCCATGCCGGAGACAGGGAAAGGCTTAAACGCATACATCGCTTCCGGTGTCCGCTGCTGCCACGAATCTACGCGTGCACAGGACGCGCTCGCAAAAATGCGCCTGGGCATGTATGCGATGTTCCGTGAGGGTTCGGCGTGGCGCGATCTGCATGAGGTTGCAAAAAGCATTACGCAGAATAAGATCGATACGCGTTTTGGTGTATTGATCTCCGATGATACACATCCGCACACGCTGCTGAATCAGGGCCATCTCGATCATATTGTCCGCCGTGCGGTGGAAGAGGGCATTGACGTGATGACCGCGATTCAGATGGTCACCATCAACTGCGCGCAGTGCTTCCAGATGGATCATGAACTTGGTTCCATTGCGCCGGGCAAATGCGCGGATATTGTATTTATCCGCAGTCTGGAAAAACTTGATATTGCAAAGGTATTAATTAATGGCACTGTTGTCGCTGAAAACGGCAGGATGAAGGCTGACTTTCCGCCCTATCATTATCCGAAATGGGCGACAAATTCCATGCATATTAAAGAAGCGATTATTCCGGAGTCCTTCGCGATTCACGCGCAGGGCGACGAAGTGACAGTCCGTGTCATTGAAGTTATCCCCGCGCGCGTCGGCTCGTTTGAACGGCAAAGTACGCTGAAGGTCAAAAATGGCTTGGTCGGTTCCGACATTAAGCAGGATGTCCTGAAAACCGCTGTTTTTGAGCGCCATCATGAAACCGGACATATCGGTTTCGGCTTCGTCAAAGGCTTTGGAATCCAGTGCGGCGCAATGGCGTCGACTGTAGCGCATGATGCGCACAATCTGTTGGTGATCGGCACGAACGACGAAGACATGGCACTGGCCGCAAATACGCTGATTGCTTGCGGCGGGGGTATGACGGCTGTGCAGAACGGTGAAGTGCTCGGCACGGTTGAGCTTCCCATAGCGGGCCTGATGAACGATAAACCGGTGGAAGAAATGAGTAAAATAGTGGGCGGTCTCAGTGAAGCGTGGGAAAAAATCGGTTGCAGCATGGTTTCGCCCTTTATGACAATGGCCTTAATTTCGCTCGCCTGTCTGCCGGAACTCCGATTGACTGACCGCGGACTTGTCGACTGCACGACTTTTCAGTTCACACCGCTGTTCATCGGGGAATAA
- the ileS gene encoding isoleucine--tRNA ligase produces the protein MYNKVPANLNFVEREKKVEKFWEENKIFEKSIDSRKNGKTYTFYDGPPTANGKPHIGHVLTRVIKDMIPRYRTMKGYQVPRKAGWDTHGLPVELEVEKFLHLDGKEQIEQYGLEPFVKQCKESVWKYKGMWEDFSRTVGYWADMEHPYVTYENDFIESEWWALKQIWEKGLLYKGFKIVPYCPRCGTPLSSHEVAQGYKDVKEKSAIAKFKVKGEDAYILAWTTTPWTLPSNVALCVNPDENYVKVQTEGTVYYLAEALAPKVLEGEYTVLETFTGKDLEYKEYEPLFDFVTPDKKCWYVTCDLYVTLTDGTGVVHIAPAFGEDDANVGRKYDLPFVQLVDGKGEMTKETLWPGMFCKDADKEVLKNLKQRGLLFSAPSFEHSYPFCWRCDTPLIYYARDSWFIKMTAVKDDLIRNNNTVHWIPESIGKGRFGDWIENVQDWGISRNRYWGTPLNIWECECGHKHSVGSIEELKSMSPNCPDDIELHRPYIDAVTITCPKCGKQMKRVPEVIDCWFDSGAMPFAQHHYPFENQELFKEQFPADFISEAVDQTRGWFYSLLAISTLIFNQAPYKNVIVLGHVQDENGQKMSKSKGNAVDPFDALETYGADAIRWYFYSNSAPWLPNRFHGKAVMEGQRKFMGTLWNTYAFFVLYANIDEFDATKYTLDFDKLPVMDRWLLSRLNTFVRTIDSHLENYKIPEAARALQDFVDEMSNWYVRRSRERFWVKGMPQDKINAYMTLYTALVTVAKAASPMIPFMAEDIYRNLVCKIDPAAPESVHLCDFPTADETLIDADLEKNMELVLDIVVLGRAARNTANIKNRQPIAKMYVGAKESLSEFYQEIIREELNMKEILFTEDVSDFTSYRFKPQLKVLGQKYGRKIGEIKTVLAALDGNAAKKTLDAAGSLTISLEDGDISLTADDLLIETAQAENYVSMADGGLTVVIDTNLTETLIEEGFVREITSKIQTMRKDAGFDVMDHIIVYAKGNERIAKIISDNLAPIQNDVLANEVRLGEIDGFTKEWDLNGETVELGVQKA, from the coding sequence ATGTATAACAAAGTTCCTGCAAATTTAAACTTTGTAGAACGAGAGAAAAAGGTTGAAAAGTTTTGGGAAGAGAACAAGATTTTTGAGAAAAGTATCGACAGCCGTAAAAATGGAAAAACGTATACTTTTTACGACGGCCCGCCCACCGCAAACGGTAAACCTCATATCGGCCATGTTCTTACCCGAGTCATCAAAGATATGATTCCCCGCTACAGAACGATGAAGGGCTATCAGGTCCCCAGAAAAGCCGGATGGGACACGCACGGACTGCCCGTGGAACTGGAAGTGGAAAAGTTCCTTCATCTTGACGGCAAGGAGCAGATCGAGCAATACGGGCTTGAGCCGTTTGTGAAGCAGTGCAAGGAAAGCGTTTGGAAATACAAGGGCATGTGGGAAGATTTTTCCCGCACCGTCGGCTACTGGGCGGATATGGAGCATCCCTACGTCACGTACGAAAACGACTTCATCGAGTCCGAATGGTGGGCATTAAAGCAAATCTGGGAAAAGGGCCTTCTGTACAAGGGCTTTAAGATTGTTCCCTACTGCCCAAGGTGCGGGACTCCCCTGTCCAGCCACGAAGTGGCACAGGGCTACAAGGATGTAAAAGAAAAATCCGCAATTGCAAAATTCAAGGTAAAGGGTGAAGATGCGTACATTCTCGCCTGGACGACCACCCCATGGACACTGCCGTCCAACGTTGCCCTTTGTGTAAACCCGGACGAAAACTATGTAAAAGTGCAGACCGAAGGAACCGTCTACTATTTAGCCGAAGCCCTTGCCCCCAAGGTTTTGGAGGGTGAATACACTGTTCTTGAAACGTTTACAGGCAAAGACCTGGAATACAAGGAATACGAGCCTTTATTTGATTTTGTAACTCCTGACAAAAAATGCTGGTACGTGACCTGTGACCTTTACGTCACGCTGACGGACGGCACCGGCGTGGTTCATATTGCGCCCGCCTTTGGTGAAGACGACGCCAATGTCGGTCGGAAATACGATCTGCCCTTTGTTCAGCTGGTCGACGGAAAAGGCGAAATGACAAAGGAAACCCTTTGGCCGGGCATGTTCTGCAAAGACGCCGACAAAGAGGTTCTGAAAAATCTGAAGCAGCGCGGGCTCCTGTTCTCTGCACCCAGCTTTGAACATAGCTATCCGTTCTGCTGGAGATGCGACACCCCTCTGATTTATTACGCCAGAGATTCCTGGTTTATTAAGATGACTGCGGTAAAAGACGATTTAATCCGCAACAACAACACCGTCCACTGGATTCCCGAAAGCATCGGAAAAGGCCGTTTCGGAGACTGGATTGAAAATGTTCAGGACTGGGGAATCAGCCGCAACCGTTACTGGGGAACCCCGCTGAATATCTGGGAATGCGAATGCGGACACAAACATTCCGTCGGCAGTATTGAAGAATTGAAGTCCATGTCCCCCAACTGCCCGGACGATATTGAACTTCACAGACCGTATATCGACGCGGTCACCATCACCTGCCCTAAATGCGGAAAGCAGATGAAGCGCGTACCGGAGGTCATCGACTGCTGGTTCGATTCCGGCGCCATGCCGTTTGCACAGCATCATTATCCGTTTGAAAATCAGGAGCTTTTCAAAGAGCAGTTCCCCGCCGACTTTATTTCTGAGGCGGTTGACCAGACAAGAGGATGGTTCTATTCGCTTTTGGCGATTTCGACTTTGATTTTCAATCAGGCGCCATATAAAAACGTTATCGTACTCGGTCATGTTCAGGATGAAAACGGGCAAAAAATGTCCAAATCCAAGGGCAACGCGGTTGACCCGTTTGATGCGCTTGAAACCTATGGCGCGGATGCAATCCGGTGGTATTTTTACAGCAATTCGGCCCCTTGGCTTCCGAACCGTTTTCACGGCAAAGCCGTGATGGAGGGACAGCGCAAGTTCATGGGTACTCTATGGAATACCTATGCGTTCTTCGTGCTGTACGCGAATATCGACGAGTTTGACGCCACGAAATACACTCTGGATTTCGACAAGCTGCCCGTAATGGACCGGTGGCTGCTGTCCCGGCTGAATACTTTCGTCAGGACAATCGACAGTCATCTGGAAAACTATAAAATCCCGGAAGCGGCAAGAGCGCTGCAGGATTTTGTTGATGAAATGAGCAACTGGTATGTGAGAAGAAGCCGTGAACGTTTTTGGGTAAAAGGGATGCCCCAGGATAAAATCAACGCATATATGACCCTGTACACTGCCCTTGTCACCGTGGCAAAAGCGGCTTCCCCAATGATTCCGTTCATGGCGGAGGACATCTACCGCAATCTGGTCTGCAAAATTGACCCCGCCGCGCCTGAAAGCGTACATCTTTGTGATTTTCCGACTGCCGATGAAACCCTCATTGACGCGGATTTAGAAAAAAACATGGAATTGGTTCTTGATATTGTTGTTCTGGGTCGCGCGGCAAGAAATACTGCAAATATTAAAAACAGGCAGCCGATTGCAAAAATGTATGTGGGTGCAAAAGAATCGCTGAGCGAGTTCTATCAGGAAATCATCCGCGAGGAGCTGAATATGAAAGAAATCCTTTTCACAGAGGATGTCTCCGACTTCACTTCCTATCGCTTTAAACCACAGTTAAAGGTGCTCGGACAGAAATACGGCCGGAAAATTGGTGAAATCAAAACCGTTCTTGCCGCACTGGATGGCAATGCGGCTAAAAAGACGTTGGATGCAGCTGGTTCCCTGACAATCTCTCTGGAAGACGGCGATATTTCTTTGACAGCCGATGATTTATTGATTGAGACGGCACAGGCTGAAAATTATGTTTCCATGGCTGACGGCGGGCTGACGGTCGTAATCGACACGAATCTGACGGAAACGCTGATCGAAGAGGGTTTTGTGAGAGAAATCACCAGCAAAATCCAGACGATGCGTAAGGATGCCGGCTTTGACGTTATGGATCATATCATTGTTTATGCAAAAGGGAACGAAAGAATCGCAAAGATTATTTCGGACAATCTGGCTCCCATTCAAAACGACGTTTTGGCCAACGAGGTAAGATTAGGCGAAATCGATGGTTTTACCAAAGAGTGGGACCTGAACGGTGAAACGGTTGAACTGGGCGTTCAAAAAGCATAG
- a CDS encoding NAD(P)H-dependent oxidoreductase yields the protein MKATIISDEEYLTDQFQRLHQEVESCLKAKDFEVQETQVGRDDLTFCRGCFGCWVKKPGECVINDSISQINRAVMNSDVVVYLSPVVFGQFSANIKNVIDRWLPNMLPFFVTRPDGSTMHPPRYNTYPKQIIIGYANELTADDGQLFIDITRKHRRNVEVLVYHGEEHEISAAFGKMDLKREDGQL from the coding sequence GTGAAAGCAACTATTATTTCGGATGAGGAGTATCTGACAGATCAATTTCAGCGGCTGCATCAAGAAGTTGAATCCTGTTTGAAAGCAAAGGATTTTGAAGTGCAGGAAACGCAGGTCGGAAGGGATGATCTAACATTTTGCAGGGGCTGTTTTGGCTGTTGGGTCAAAAAACCCGGGGAATGCGTTATCAATGACAGTATTTCGCAAATTAACCGTGCAGTCATGAACAGCGATGTTGTTGTCTATCTCAGCCCCGTAGTATTCGGCCAGTTCAGTGCAAATATAAAAAATGTGATTGACCGGTGGCTGCCCAATATGCTTCCTTTCTTTGTGACAAGGCCCGACGGTTCAACCATGCATCCTCCCCGTTACAATACATACCCCAAACAAATTATCATCGGTTATGCGAATGAACTGACAGCGGACGATGGGCAGCTGTTTATCGATATTACGAGGAAACATCGGAGAAATGTGGAAGTACTGGTTTATCACGGAGAAGAACATGAGATATCCGCGGCTTTTGGAAAGATGGATCTGAAAAGGGAGGACGGACAACTATGA
- a CDS encoding inorganic diphosphatase, with the protein MNIWHDISQERIHEDDFFAVIEIPKGCKTKYELDKETGLLSMDRILYTSAHYPANYGFIPRTYAADRDPLDVLVLCSEDIQPLSLVRCYPIGVISMEDGGFIDDKIIAIAFGDPTFNEYQDINELPGHIFDEMTHFFTIYKELEGKATAVDYIRNAEEAKRIVRKSINEYLKNFGNLDS; encoded by the coding sequence TTGAATATTTGGCACGATATTTCTCAGGAAAGAATCCACGAGGATGATTTTTTCGCAGTGATCGAAATTCCTAAGGGCTGTAAGACAAAGTATGAGCTGGATAAGGAAACCGGCTTGCTGTCTATGGATCGTATCCTGTATACTTCCGCACATTATCCGGCAAACTACGGTTTTATTCCGCGTACTTACGCAGCGGACCGTGATCCGCTGGATGTACTTGTGCTCTGTTCCGAAGACATACAGCCGCTGTCCCTTGTGCGCTGCTATCCAATTGGCGTAATTTCCATGGAAGACGGCGGTTTTATTGACGACAAGATCATTGCCATCGCTTTTGGCGATCCAACATTCAATGAATATCAGGATATTAACGAATTGCCCGGGCATATTTTTGATGAAATGACACACTTTTTCACGATTTACAAGGAACTCGAAGGAAAAGCCACAGCCGTTGATTATATCAGGAATGCTGAGGAAGCGAAACGAATTGTCAGGAAAAGCATCAATGAATATTTAAAGAATTTTGGAAATCTTGATTCTTAA
- a CDS encoding NAD(P)H-dependent oxidoreductase: protein MSAKNVVLISASPKVNEKSVSDMLTAMAEGQMGADNFHITHVNVRKSITQKHTGSDFEAMLKADALVIAFPLYFFCLPGILIRFLQDYDQFYKLHQDSAAKAKVYAVINCGFPEPGINTEAARVIESFSRQTGNTFRFAVLLGGGGMLLGAKDAPFMKKPMAAITEGFHATAQDIQSEDLSPIENVVVSMKFPRKLYFFMGNRGWTSSARKNGLKKEDLYRKPYRQD from the coding sequence ATGAGTGCGAAAAACGTTGTGTTGATCAGTGCAAGTCCCAAAGTAAATGAGAAATCCGTGTCGGATATGCTGACAGCAATGGCGGAAGGACAAATGGGTGCGGATAATTTTCATATTACGCATGTAAATGTCCGAAAGAGCATAACGCAAAAACATACGGGAAGTGATTTTGAAGCTATGTTAAAGGCCGACGCGCTGGTAATTGCATTTCCCCTTTACTTCTTTTGTCTGCCCGGAATTTTGATTCGATTTTTACAGGACTACGATCAATTTTACAAGCTGCACCAAGATTCTGCCGCTAAAGCGAAAGTATATGCGGTCATCAACTGCGGTTTTCCGGAACCCGGTATTAACACGGAAGCAGCCCGTGTCATTGAAAGCTTCAGCCGTCAAACAGGGAACACGTTTCGTTTCGCTGTTTTATTGGGTGGCGGCGGGATGCTGCTCGGTGCGAAAGACGCGCCTTTTATGAAGAAACCGATGGCTGCCATAACGGAGGGTTTCCATGCGACGGCACAGGATATACAGAGCGAAGATTTATCCCCAATAGAAAATGTTGTTGTTTCGATGAAATTTCCAAGAAAGCTGTACTTTTTTATGGGCAACAGGGGATGGACTTCCAGTGCGCGTAAGAACGGTTTAAAAAAAGAAGACCTATACAGAAAGCCATACCGGCAGGATTGA
- a CDS encoding TetR/AcrR family transcriptional regulator, producing MPKQSYHHNDLKAELIEKGLKILDEEGYDGFSLRKVAKACNVSQTAPYRHFKNKDELIVAISLKALQSFNRSLEHAVEKHPADPKSQLREMGFAYIQFFVENPEYMRLIFLSDTIQKVNSAGFIENSGTDNPLKHLGDGHPFATFQKTIERYKTECTGEAVNQDELLLYCWGLVHGIAVLINTRGIPNRTDSLQLAKNILWNDKFLT from the coding sequence TTGCCGAAACAAAGCTATCATCACAATGATTTAAAAGCAGAACTGATTGAAAAGGGTTTGAAAATTCTTGATGAAGAAGGGTACGACGGGTTTTCTCTCCGCAAGGTGGCGAAAGCCTGTAATGTGAGCCAAACCGCACCCTACCGCCATTTCAAAAACAAAGATGAACTGATTGTTGCCATTTCATTAAAGGCCTTACAGTCGTTTAATAGAAGTCTTGAACACGCTGTGGAGAAACACCCTGCCGACCCCAAAAGTCAGCTTCGGGAAATGGGATTTGCCTATATTCAGTTTTTTGTAGAAAACCCGGAATATATGAGACTGATTTTTTTAAGTGATACCATACAGAAAGTAAACTCTGCCGGCTTCATAGAAAACAGCGGCACAGACAATCCGTTAAAGCACTTAGGTGACGGCCACCCGTTTGCAACTTTTCAAAAAACAATTGAGCGGTATAAAACCGAATGCACCGGTGAAGCCGTGAATCAGGACGAACTGCTGCTGTACTGCTGGGGACTGGTTCACGGCATTGCTGTTTTAATCAATACCAGAGGAATTCCCAATAGGACTGATAGCCTTCAACTTGCCAAAAACATTCTTTGGAACGATAAGTTTCTGACATAA